Proteins co-encoded in one Carassius carassius chromosome 35, fCarCar2.1, whole genome shotgun sequence genomic window:
- the LOC132116454 gene encoding tripartite motif-containing protein 16-like, translating to MAEARFSQDEFNCPVCLDLLKDPVTIQCGHSYCKSCITDCWDKEDQKRVYSCPQCRQTFSPRPALARNTMLSEVVKKLKKNKPPADTGAVQCDVCTGEKHIAVKSCLVCQESYCQTHFERHEEFHSRKPHKVTDATGRLQEMICQKHGKHLEMYCITDQQCICELCTKYEHKDHATVSAAAQRTENQKQLKETQKTFQQRIQQREKDLQQLRETVESHKRSAQTAVEDSEKIFTKCSIGRSCFELMWLLIPDIRDQVKVAVSQAEGRLEKMEKKINDLRRRDTELEQLSHTQDHIQFLQSFQSLSAPPESTDVHDDPFSSLFSFDALRESVHQLRDKLEDSCKEELKKISDRVTFPNNVPRPMNDFLQYSHQLTLDLNTAYKRLLLSESNKEITATDTVLSYPDHPDRFDYWYQVLCRESVCGRCYWELEWSGNNGVYISVSYKSISRKGKSNECLFGCNDQSWSFDCSPSSYSFTHNNMVTVLPVKPISSRIGVFVDHSAGALSFYSVSDTMNLIHTVQTTFTQPLYPGFGVYKGSSVKLC from the exons ATGGCAGAAGCCAGATTTTCTCAGGATGAGTTCAATTGTCCAGTGTGTCTGGATCTCCTGAAGGATCCAGTGACCATCCagtgtggacacagttactgtaagagCTGTATTACAGACTGCTGGGATAAAGAGGATCAGAAGAGAGTCTACAGCTgtcctcagtgcagacagaccttcagtccAAGACCTGCTTTAGCTAGAAACACCATGCTGTCTGAAGTGGTGAAGAAACTGAAGAAGAACAAACCTCCTGCTGACACTGGAGCTGTGCAGTGTGACGTCTGTACTGGAGAAAAACACATAGCCGTCAAGTCCTGTCTGGTGTGTCAGGAATCTTACTGTCAAACTCATTTTGAGCGTCATGAGGAGTTTCATTCACGTAAGCCACACAAAGTGACTGATGCCACTGGACGACTGCAGGAGATGATCTGCCAGAAACATGGGAAACATCTGGAGATGTACTGTATTACTGACCAACAATGCATTTGTGAGCTATGTACAAAATATGAACATAAAGACCATGCCACTGTATCAGCTGCAGCACAGAGGACAGAGAATCAG AAGCAGCTGAAGGAGACGCAGAAGACGTTCCAGCAGAgaatccagcagagagagaaagatctccagcagctgagagagactgtggagtctcataag cgctctgcacagacagcagtggaggacagtgagaaGATCTTTACTAAATGTTCCATTGGGAGAAGCTGCTTTGAGCTGATGTGGCTCCTGATTCCTGATATCAGAGATCAGGTAAAGGTTGCAGTGAGTCAAGCTGAAGGACGACTGGAGAAAATGGAGAAGAAAATCAatgatctgaggaggagagacactgagctggagcagctttcacacacacaggatcacaTCCAGTTCCTGCAG agtttccagtctctctcAGCTCCTCCTGAATCTACAGATGTACATGACGATCCTTTCAGTTCTCTCTTCTCTTTTGATGCTCTGAGAGAATCTGTCCATCAGCTGAGAGACAAACTGGAGGATTCCTGCAAAGAGGAGCTCaagaagatctcagacagag tcacaTTCCCCAACAATGTTCCCAGGCCAATGAATGACTTCCTACAAT ATTCCCATCAGCTCACTCTGGATCTGAACACAGCATATAAACGACTCCTTCTGTCTGAAAGCAACAAAGAGATTACGGCCACTGATACAGTCCTGTcttatcctgatcatccagacagatttgattATTGGTAtcaggtgttgtgtagagagagtgtgtgtggacgctgttactgggagctgGAGTGGAGTGGGAATAATGGTGTGtatatatcagtgtcatataagagcatcagCAGGAAGGGTAAGAGTAATGAGTGTTTGTTTGGATGtaatgatcagtcctggagtttTGACTGCTCTCCTTCCAGTTACTCATTCACACACAATAACATGGTGACTGTTCTCCCTGTAAAGCCCATCAGCAGTAGaataggagtgtttgtggatcacagtgcaggagctctgtccttctacagcgtctctgacacaatgaacctcatccacacagtccagaccacattcactcagccgctcTATCCTGGGTTTGGTGTTTATAAAGGATCATCAGTGAAACTGTGTTGA
- the LOC132116456 gene encoding E3 ubiquitin/ISG15 ligase TRIM25-like: protein MAEARFSQDELSCPVCLDLLKDPVTIQCGHSYCKSCITGCWDQEDQKRVYSCPQCRQTFSPRPALARNTMLAELLEKLKKTRLSSDCYAGDGDVQCDVCTGGKCKAVKSCLMCLNSYCLNHLEQHESLFKGKRHNLTEATGRLQEMICQKHEKLLEVFCRTDQKCICVLCTMDEHKNHDTVSAATQRTEKQKQLMETQKTLQQRIQQREKDLQQLRETVESHKRSAQTAVEDSEKIFTELIRSIERRRSELIRLIRDQEKTAVSRAEERLERLEKEINDLRRRDAELEKLSHTQDHIQFLQSFQSLSAPPESTDINDDLFISLVSFDGLRESVQQLRDKLEDSCKEELKKISDRVTSTNIVPRTRKDFLKYSHQLTLDLNTVNKHLRLSENNRVITNTNTVQSYPDHPDRFDETWQVLCRESVCGRCYWELEWSGGQVCISVSYKSISRKGGGDECWFGSNDQSWSLYCYSSSYLFRHNNIHKVLPVKSVSSRIGVFVDHSAGALSFYSVSDTMNLIHTVQTIFTQTLYPGFRVWLGSVKLC, encoded by the exons ATGGCAGAAGCCAGATTTTCTCAGGATGAGCTTTCATGTCCAGTGTGTCTGGATCTCCTGAAGGATCCAGTGACCATCCagtgtggacacagttactgtaagagCTGTATTACAGGATGCTGGGATCAGGAGGATCAGAAGAGAGTCTACAGCTgtcctcagtgcagacagaccttcagtccAAGACCTGCTTTAGCTAGAAACACCATGCTGGCTGAACTGttggagaaactgaagaagacCAGACTCTCGTCTGACTGTTACGCTGGAGATGGAGATGTGCAGTGTGACGTCTGTACTGGAGGAAAATGCAAAGCCGTCAAGTCCTGTCTGATGTGTCTGAACTCTTACTGTCTGAATCACCTCGAACAACATGAGAGTTTGTTTAAAGGAAAGAGACACAATTTGACTGAAGCCACTGGACGACTGCAGGAGATGATCTGCCAGAAACATGAGAAGCTTCTTGAGGTTTTCTGTCGCACTGACCAGAAATGTATTTGTGTGCTGTGTACGATGGATGAACATAAAAACCACGACACTGTATCAGCTGCAACACAGAGGACAGAGAAACAG AAGCAGCTGATGGAGACACAGAAGACGCTCCAGCAGAgaatccagcagagagagaaagatctccagcagctgagagagactgtggagtctcataag cgctctgcacagacagcagtggaggacagtgagaagatctttactgagctcatccgctccattgagagaagacgctctgagctgatacgactgatcagagatcaggaaaagactgcagtgagtcgagctgaagaacgactggagcgactggagaaggagatcaatgatctgaggaggagagacgctgagctggagaagctttcacacacacaggatcacaTCCAGTTCCTGCAG agtttccagtctctctcAGCACCTCCTGAATCTACAGACATAAATGATGATCTCTTCATTTCTCTCGTCTCTTTTGATGGTCTGAGAGAATCTGTCCAACAGCTGAGAGACAAACTGGAGGATTCCTGCAAAGAGGAGCTCaagaagatctcagacagag TCACATCCACCAACATTGTTCCCAGAACCAGGAAGGACTTCCtgaaat ATTCCCATCAGCTCACTCTGGATCTGAACACAGTGAATAAACACCTCCGTCTGTCTGAGAACAACAGAGTGATTACTAACACTAACACAGTCCAgtcgtatcctgatcatccagacagatttgatgaAACATGgcaggtgttgtgtagagagagtgtgtgtggacgctgttactgggagctgGAGTGGAGTGGGGGACAAGTGtgtatatcagtgtcatataagagcatcagCAGGAAGGGAGGGGGTGATGAGTGTTGGTTTGGATCtaatgatcagtcctggagtttgTACTGCTATTCCTCCAGTTACTTATTCAGGCACAATAACATACACAAAGTTCTCCCTGTAAAGTCCGTCAGCAGTAGaataggagtgtttgtggatcacagtgcaggagctctgtccttctacagcgtctctgacacaatgaacctcatccacacagtccagaccaTATTCACTCAGACGCTCTATCCTGGGTTTAGGGTTTGGCTTGGATCAGTGAAACTGTGTTGA
- the LOC132116457 gene encoding tripartite motif-containing protein 16-like — MPSSKMAEARFPQDEFMCPVCLDLLKDPVAIPCGHSYCKSCITGCWDQEDQKRVYSCPQCRQTFSPRPALARNTMLSELVEKLKKTRLSSDCYAGDGDVQCDVCTGRKYKAVKSCLMCLESYCQTHFERHEEFHSRKPHKVTDATGRLQEMICQKHEKHLEMYCITDQQCICELCTKYEHKDHATVSAAAQRTENQKQLKETQKTFQQRIQQEEKDLQQLRETVESHKRSAQTAVEDSERFFTELIRSIERRCSELIQLLIPDIKDQEKTAVSRAEERLERLEQEINDLRRRDTELEKLSHTQDPIQFLQSFQSLSKPPESTDVNDDFFSSLFSLDDLRESVHQLRDKLENSCKEDLKKISDRVTSTRIKNKILQYSHQLTLDLNTVNKRLRLSENNRVITGTKIDQSYPDHPDRFDFTFQGLCRESVCGRCYWELEWRGGENGVRISVSYKSISRKGQNKACLFGNNDQSWSLHCNPPRYLFRHNNLVTVLPVESVSSRIGVFVDYSAGTLSFYSVSDTMNLIHTVQTTFTQTLYPGFYVSRGSRVELC; from the exons ATGCCATCAAG TAAAATGGCAGAAGCCAGATTTCCTCAGGATGAGTTCATGTGTCCAGTGTGTCTGGATCTCCTGAAGGATCCCGTGGCCATTccctgtggacacagttactgtaagagCTGTATTACAGGCTGCTGGGATCAGGAGGATCAGAAGAGAGTCTACAGCTgtcctcagtgcagacagaccttcagtccAAGACCTGCTTTAGCTAGAAACACCATGCTGTCTGAACtggtggagaaactgaagaagacCAGACTCTCGTCTGACTGTTACGCTGGAGATGGAGATGTGCAGTGTGACGTCTGTACTGGAAGAAAATACAAAGCCGTCAAGTCCTGTCTGATGTGCCTGGAATCTTACTGTCAAACTCATTTTGAGCGTCATGAGGAGTTTCATTCACGTAAGCCACACAAAGTGACTGATGCCACTGGACGACTGCAGGAGATGATCTGCCAGAAACATGAGAAACATCTGGAGATGTACTGTATTACTGACCAACAATGCATTTGTGAGCTATGTACAAAATATGAACATAAAGACCATGCCACTGTATCAGCTGCAGCACAGAGGACAGAGAATCAG aagcagctgaaggagacacagaagacgttccagcagagaatccagcaggaagagaaagatctccagcagctgagagagactgtggagtctcataag cgctctgcacagacagcagtggaggacagtgagaggttctttactgagctcatccgctccattgagagaCGCTGCTCTGAGCTGATACAGCTTCTGATTCCTGATATCAAAGATCAGGAAAAGActgcagtgagtcgagctgaagaacgactggagcgactggagcaggagatcaatgatctgaggaggagagacACTGAGCTGGAgaagctttcacacacacaggatcCCATCCAGTTCCTGCAG agtttccagtctctctcAAAACCTCCTGAATCTACAGATGTAAATGATGatttcttcagttctctcttctctTTGGATGACCTGAGAGAATCTGTCCATCAGCTGAGAGACAAACTGGAGAATTCCTGCAAAGaggatctcaagaaaatctcagaCAGAG TCACATCCACTAGGATCAAGAACAAAATCCTACAAT ATTCCCATCAGCTCACTCTGGATCTGAACACAGTGAATAAACGCCTCCGTCTGTCTGAGAACAACAGAGTGATTACTGGCACTAAAATAGATCAgtcgtatcctgatcatccagacagatttgatttCACATTCCAGGggttgtgtagagagagtgtgtgtggacgctgttactgggagctgGAGTGGAGAGGAGGTGAAAATGGTGTGCgtatatcagtgtcatataagagcatcagCAGGAAGGGACAGAATAAGGcatgtttgtttggaaacaatgatcagtcctggagtttgCACTGCAATCCCCCCAGATACTTATTCAGACACAATAACTTGGTGACTGTTCTCCCTGTAGAGTCCGTCAGCAGTAGaataggagtgtttgtggattacagtgcaggaactctgtccttctacagcgtctctgacacaatgaacctcatccacacagtccagaccacattcactcagacGCTCTATCCTGGGTTTTATGTTTCTAGGGGATCAAGAGTGGAACTGTGTTAA